In the Deltaproteobacteria bacterium genome, one interval contains:
- the lysA gene encoding diaminopimelate decarboxylase, whose amino-acid sequence MHHFNYRNNRLYCEDVPLDALAKTVGTPCYVYSKATLTRHYRAFESAFAGVPHMVCFSAKANTSKAILNLLGSLGSGLDIVSGGELFRGLSAGIPASKIVYSGVGKTVGEMDMALCTGILMFNVESFDELHLLNERAMILGKRAPIALRVNPDVDPKTHPYISTGLKKNKFGVNKEKAIAAYLAAKDLPGIEIVGIDFHIGSQITEVSPFVEAVDSVSALVRELAGHGINIRYLDVGGGLGITYAEETPPLPDDYAEAVKNALADLPVTVILEPGRAIVGNAGILLTRVLYLKTGGTKEFVIVDSGMNDLLRPSIYGAYHAVWPVEAREGETVTADVVGPICESGDFLAKDREMKDVKTGDLLAVMSAGAYGFSMSSNYNSRPKACEVMVSGEKFAVVRERERYEDLTRGESTFPEQDK is encoded by the coding sequence ATGCATCACTTTAATTATCGGAACAACCGCCTCTATTGTGAGGATGTCCCTCTCGACGCATTGGCCAAGACTGTGGGAACCCCCTGCTACGTGTACAGCAAGGCCACTCTCACCCGCCACTACAGGGCCTTTGAATCGGCCTTCGCCGGAGTTCCGCACATGGTGTGCTTTTCCGCCAAGGCCAATACTTCGAAAGCCATCCTGAATCTGCTGGGAAGCCTGGGGTCGGGCCTTGACATAGTCTCCGGCGGCGAGCTTTTCCGGGGTCTGTCGGCGGGAATCCCGGCATCCAAAATCGTCTATTCCGGCGTGGGAAAGACCGTGGGCGAGATGGACATGGCCCTTTGCACCGGAATCCTCATGTTCAACGTGGAGTCCTTCGACGAGCTTCACCTGTTGAACGAGCGGGCCATGATCCTTGGTAAGCGCGCTCCCATAGCCCTTCGGGTCAACCCGGACGTGGACCCCAAAACCCACCCGTACATTTCAACGGGACTCAAGAAAAACAAGTTCGGCGTGAACAAGGAAAAGGCAATAGCCGCCTACCTTGCGGCAAAGGACCTGCCCGGAATAGAGATCGTAGGCATCGACTTTCACATAGGAAGCCAGATAACCGAGGTCTCCCCCTTCGTGGAGGCCGTCGATTCGGTAAGCGCGCTTGTGCGGGAACTGGCCGGACACGGCATAAACATAAGGTACCTGGACGTGGGCGGCGGCCTTGGCATCACCTACGCAGAGGAAACCCCGCCCCTGCCCGACGACTACGCCGAGGCTGTGAAAAACGCCCTGGCCGACCTTCCGGTAACCGTCATCCTGGAGCCGGGCCGGGCCATCGTGGGCAACGCCGGAATCCTTCTCACCCGCGTTCTCTATCTCAAAACCGGCGGAACCAAGGAATTCGTCATCGTGGATTCGGGCATGAACGACCTTCTGCGGCCCTCCATCTACGGGGCCTACCACGCGGTATGGCCGGTGGAGGCCCGCGAGGGCGAAACGGTCACGGCAGACGTGGTCGGCCCCATCTGCGAATCGGGCGATTTCCTGGCCAAGGACCGCGAGATGAAGGACGTGAAAACCGGGGACCTTTTGGCTGTGATGAGCGCCGGGGCCTACGGTTTTTCCATGTCCTCCAACTACAACTCAAGGCCGAAGGCCTGCGAGGTCATGGTTTCCGGCGAGAAGTTCGCGGTGGTCCGCGAGCGGGAGCGTTACGAGGACCTGACAAGAGGGGAAAGCACCTTTCCCGAACAGGATAAATGA
- the argH gene encoding argininosuccinate lyase, translating into MSEKLWGGRFGEGTDELVEAFTSSIAVDKRLYAHDIAGSVAHVKTLALAGVIAEEEAETLISGLHAVKAEIEAGNFAFSDSLEDIHMHIESRLTEIIGETAKKVHTGRSRNDQVALDLRLYLRDEIRAVMGLLRELRLALVNLAKENQDSVMPGYTHMQRAQPVLLAHHLLAYFEMFSRDSERFSQCFDRVNVMPLGSGALAGTTFPIDREFTAKILGFARVSGNSMDAVSDRDFALDFLSAASISMMHLSRFSEELVLWSSSEFAFVRISDAFTTGSSLMPQKKNPDVAELVRGKTGRVFGSLTTLLTLMKGLPLAYNRDMQEDKPPVFDAADTLKSSLAVFARMIAALAFNTQKMEDAAGRGYLNATDLADYLVQKGVPFREAHHVAGRAVALGVSTGRELTEISLPELKGFSNRVEADIYSFLDTRAVVERRKCLGATSSERVAEALDKAIKEVLRENKES; encoded by the coding sequence ATGAGCGAAAAACTTTGGGGCGGAAGGTTCGGAGAGGGCACGGACGAGCTGGTGGAGGCCTTCACCTCCTCCATCGCGGTGGACAAGAGGCTCTACGCCCATGACATTGCGGGCAGCGTGGCCCACGTGAAGACCCTGGCCTTGGCAGGGGTGATAGCCGAGGAAGAGGCTGAAACCCTGATAAGCGGGCTTCACGCGGTGAAGGCCGAAATCGAGGCCGGAAACTTCGCGTTCTCGGACTCCCTGGAAGACATCCACATGCACATCGAAAGCCGCCTCACCGAGATCATCGGCGAGACGGCCAAGAAGGTGCACACGGGCCGGAGCCGGAACGATCAGGTGGCGCTGGATTTAAGGCTCTACCTTCGGGATGAAATCCGGGCCGTGATGGGGCTTCTGCGTGAGCTGCGCCTCGCCCTGGTGAATCTGGCGAAGGAGAACCAGGATTCGGTCATGCCGGGCTACACCCACATGCAGCGGGCCCAGCCGGTTCTTCTGGCCCATCACCTTCTTGCCTATTTCGAGATGTTTTCAAGGGATTCCGAACGCTTTTCCCAGTGTTTCGACCGCGTCAACGTGATGCCCCTGGGAAGCGGGGCGCTGGCCGGAACCACCTTTCCCATAGACCGCGAGTTCACGGCCAAAATACTTGGTTTCGCCCGGGTGTCCGGAAACAGCATGGACGCAGTCTCGGACCGGGATTTCGCCCTGGATTTCCTCTCGGCGGCATCCATAAGCATGATGCATCTTTCGCGGTTTTCGGAAGAACTGGTCCTGTGGTCAAGCTCGGAGTTCGCCTTTGTGCGCATATCCGACGCCTTCACCACCGGAAGTTCCCTCATGCCCCAGAAGAAGAACCCGGACGTGGCGGAGCTGGTGAGGGGAAAGACGGGCCGGGTCTTCGGAAGCCTCACCACGCTCCTTACGCTCATGAAGGGCCTGCCGCTGGCCTACAACCGGGACATGCAGGAGGACAAGCCGCCCGTTTTCGACGCCGCCGATACCCTTAAAAGCTCCCTTGCGGTTTTCGCCCGCATGATCGCGGCCCTTGCGTTCAACACGCAAAAGATGGAGGATGCGGCGGGCAGGGGGTATCTGAACGCCACGGACCTTGCGGATTATCTGGTTCAAAAGGGCGTGCCCTTCCGGGAGGCCCACCACGTTGCGGGCCGGGCCGTGGCCCTTGGGGTTTCCACCGGGCGCGAGCTTACGGAGATTTCCCTTCCCGAACTGAAGGGCTTCTCGAACCGCGTGGAAGCGGACATCTACAGCTTTCTTGACACAAGGGCCGTGGTGGAGCGCCGCAAATGCCTGGGGGCCACGTCCTCCGAACGGGTGGCCGAGGCCCTTGATAAAGCAATCAAGGAAGTCTTGCGCGAAAACAAGGAGAGTTGA
- a CDS encoding 4Fe-4S dicluster domain-containing protein encodes MKKISRRGFLKGAAATAGLMAASAIPLPSSARGAQTGELATLLDLSKCIGCGACVEACREVNAEKFPEPKKPFPKMVPEKRVKVADFSGKRDVTDRLTPYNWLYIQSATVVHDGSEVAVNIPRRCMHCVNPPCADLCPFGAARKLPNGITRIHPEVCLGGAKCKDVCPWGIPERQTGVGLYLSLMPAYAGNGVLYKCDRCYNRLEKGENPACIDICPEGVQEIGPREEMIKKAKELALQMKGYFYGLDENGGTNTFYVSPVPFDLLNKAVEKGPGKPHLKKVEDAMGKSENMAKAMILAPIAGLAAGALAFARTVDRLAAPTEAAPKAPEKPETGKGEGRS; translated from the coding sequence ATGAAAAAAATTTCCAGGCGCGGCTTTTTGAAGGGGGCGGCGGCCACTGCGGGGCTTATGGCGGCGTCCGCCATACCGCTTCCGAGCTCTGCCCGTGGTGCGCAAACCGGGGAACTCGCCACCCTTCTGGACCTTTCCAAATGCATAGGCTGCGGGGCCTGCGTGGAGGCCTGCCGCGAGGTGAACGCCGAAAAATTCCCCGAACCCAAAAAGCCCTTTCCCAAGATGGTCCCGGAAAAAAGGGTGAAGGTTGCGGACTTTTCCGGCAAGCGCGACGTGACCGACCGGCTCACCCCCTACAACTGGCTTTACATCCAAAGCGCCACTGTGGTCCATGACGGCTCGGAAGTCGCGGTGAACATCCCCAGGCGCTGTATGCACTGCGTGAACCCGCCCTGCGCCGACCTCTGCCCCTTCGGCGCGGCAAGGAAGCTCCCAAACGGCATAACACGAATTCACCCGGAGGTCTGCCTGGGCGGGGCCAAGTGCAAGGACGTCTGCCCCTGGGGCATTCCCGAACGCCAGACCGGAGTGGGTCTTTACCTCTCCCTCATGCCCGCTTACGCCGGAAACGGGGTGCTTTATAAGTGCGACAGGTGCTACAACCGCCTCGAAAAGGGCGAAAACCCGGCCTGCATAGACATCTGCCCCGAAGGGGTGCAGGAGATAGGCCCACGGGAGGAGATGATAAAAAAGGCGAAGGAGCTTGCGCTGCAGATGAAGGGCTACTTTTACGGGCTCGATGAAAACGGCGGGACCAACACCTTCTACGTGTCGCCGGTTCCCTTTGATCTTCTGAACAAGGCCGTGGAAAAAGGCCCCGGAAAGCCCCATCTGAAGAAGGTGGAGGACGCCATGGGGAAATCCGAGAACATGGCGAAAGCCATGATCCTGGCCCCCATCGCGGGCCTTGCCGCCGGAGCCCTGGCTTTTGCGAGAACCGTGGACAGGCTGGCGGCCCCAACGGAAGCCGCACCCAAGGCCCCTGAAAAACCCGAAACCGGCAAAGGGGAGGGCCGCTCATGA
- a CDS encoding diaminopimelate epimerase yields MEPFSFFKMCGSGNDFIVADNRDGRVAVADMPELARKLCRHKLSVGADGLIFIEKSDKAEFAWNFYNSDGSRAEMCGNGARCAARFAHLNGIVENPSMKFETLAGIIEAEVLDGRVKVRLTDPTDIKYFHPLVVDGGAYNVASVNTGVPHVVVRVDDLEKASVADHGRIIRYHADYAPAGTNVNFVEMLRGDTIKVRTYERGVEGETLACGTGSVASALMAHAIDGRPSPVKVMTRSGSALTVHFRKIKGGFTDVFLEGDARIIYKATWEPDALD; encoded by the coding sequence ATGGAACCATTTTCTTTTTTCAAGATGTGCGGGTCGGGAAACGACTTCATTGTGGCCGACAACCGCGACGGACGGGTGGCCGTGGCGGATATGCCGGAGCTTGCCCGGAAACTCTGCCGCCATAAGCTCTCGGTGGGGGCCGACGGGCTTATTTTTATCGAGAAGTCCGACAAGGCGGAGTTCGCCTGGAACTTCTACAACTCCGACGGAAGCCGGGCCGAGATGTGCGGAAACGGCGCGCGCTGCGCGGCCCGGTTCGCCCATCTCAACGGGATCGTCGAAAATCCGTCCATGAAGTTTGAAACCCTGGCCGGAATAATCGAGGCCGAGGTTTTGGACGGGAGGGTTAAGGTCAGGCTCACCGACCCGACCGACATAAAGTATTTCCATCCGCTCGTCGTGGACGGCGGGGCCTACAACGTGGCCTCCGTGAACACCGGGGTTCCCCACGTGGTGGTCAGGGTGGACGACCTGGAAAAGGCCAGCGTGGCCGATCATGGCCGCATCATCCGCTATCACGCCGATTACGCTCCGGCGGGCACCAACGTCAATTTCGTGGAAATGCTCCGGGGCGACACCATAAAGGTGCGCACCTACGAGCGCGGGGTTGAGGGCGAAACCCTTGCCTGCGGCACGGGAAGCGTTGCCTCGGCCCTCATGGCCCACGCCATTGACGGCAGACCCTCGCCGGTCAAGGTGATGACCAGGAGCGGGTCCGCCCTCACAGTTCATTTCAGGAAGATCAAGGGAGGGTTTACCGATGTTTTCCTGGAAGGCGACGCGAGGATAATCTACAAGGCCACGTGGGAACCGGACGCGCTTGATTGA
- a CDS encoding FeS-binding protein, which translates to MKSMAFPAKKVMMPLYAISLALLFFTGFGQLPIYRRYYFNEIPGLDWSANFYATHLLHHVGAMILIFVGTALLTGYIISGRKRFRLTVSGWVRTVLLSALFVTGVFRVLKNMPDITFSPELTFFIDVSHLALAVIFMVAGLAMLIARRPWLRER; encoded by the coding sequence ATGAAAAGCATGGCGTTTCCGGCGAAAAAGGTGATGATGCCCCTCTACGCAATAAGCCTCGCGCTCCTGTTTTTCACGGGCTTCGGCCAGCTTCCCATCTACAGGCGCTATTATTTCAACGAGATTCCCGGCCTTGACTGGTCGGCCAATTTCTACGCCACCCACCTTCTTCACCACGTGGGGGCCATGATCCTGATTTTCGTCGGCACCGCCCTTCTGACCGGTTATATCATCTCCGGCAGGAAGCGCTTCCGTCTTACGGTTTCGGGCTGGGTTCGCACGGTTCTGCTTTCCGCCCTTTTCGTCACCGGGGTTTTCCGGGTTCTGAAAAACATGCCGGACATCACCTTTTCCCCGGAGTTAACCTTTTTCATAGATGTCAGCCACCTGGCCCTTGCCGTGATCTTCATGGTTGCGGGCCTTGCCATGCTTATAGCAAGAAGGCCGTGGCTCAGGGAAAGATAG
- a CDS encoding protein kinase, protein MGNIRPIRFGKYMLLDPIAVGGMAELFRAKIMGDEGFQKLVAVKKILPHLVGEKALIDAFIDEARLAAYLQHENIVRTYDFGRMGNDFFIAMEYLFGKNLRMAADQAAQTGKTLPLDLCLYIISRVAKGLDYAHDLKDFSGKRLNIVHRDISPPNIFITYEGEVKVVDFGVAKAASRNTTTLAGVIKGKVAYMSPEQADGAEIDHRTDIFAVGAVLYELLTGARMYSGDTFQVLARARKAEFAPARQLAPLLPESVCQVLDKALALDPAKRYQRCSDMQADIEDALYDLSMRTNQRALSKYIRELFEADMAEEEQSLQEAALLDVSQGAGVFRESVGSAPTAYDRTEVFDSVPEPRFFPPTCVPGPDAALSPEVMDALASLEPQDAPRAHFILPDRTHYLLVPGTCLLFGRKRDINHIPAFLFPEAGNEEKNVKASRNHFSLTVKKRDAFIRDTSANGTFLSGRRLPRGQDIRLEAVNPINVGGILDFTASLYTDGKRIVCVGVTRENNRQNERYVLIPCFVPIGSTENVPIRIQGAPRFLALIYFNPLESLWRLRTISGFSGPPRDVALKSSQVIAFGPVSCRFEAM, encoded by the coding sequence ATGGGAAACATCCGTCCGATACGTTTCGGAAAATATATGCTTCTGGACCCCATCGCCGTGGGCGGCATGGCCGAGCTTTTCCGGGCCAAGATAATGGGCGACGAGGGCTTTCAGAAACTCGTGGCGGTCAAGAAGATTCTCCCGCACCTGGTGGGGGAAAAGGCCCTGATCGACGCCTTTATAGACGAAGCGCGCCTGGCGGCCTATCTCCAGCACGAAAACATAGTGCGCACCTACGATTTCGGGCGCATGGGCAACGATTTTTTCATCGCCATGGAATACCTTTTCGGCAAAAATCTTCGCATGGCGGCTGACCAGGCGGCCCAGACGGGAAAGACCCTGCCCCTGGACCTCTGCCTTTACATCATTTCCAGGGTGGCCAAGGGCCTGGACTACGCCCACGACCTCAAGGATTTTTCCGGCAAAAGGCTCAACATAGTCCACAGGGACATCAGCCCGCCCAACATCTTCATCACCTACGAGGGAGAGGTGAAGGTGGTGGATTTCGGGGTGGCCAAGGCCGCCAGCCGCAACACCACAACCCTGGCCGGTGTCATAAAGGGCAAGGTGGCCTACATGTCGCCGGAGCAGGCCGACGGCGCGGAGATAGACCACAGGACGGACATCTTCGCGGTGGGAGCGGTGCTCTACGAGCTTCTGACCGGCGCGCGTATGTATTCCGGCGACACCTTCCAGGTTCTGGCCAGGGCCAGGAAGGCCGAGTTTGCACCCGCAAGGCAGCTTGCCCCGCTTCTTCCCGAATCGGTGTGCCAGGTTCTCGACAAGGCCCTGGCGCTCGACCCGGCCAAACGCTACCAGCGATGCTCCGACATGCAGGCCGACATCGAGGACGCCCTCTATGACCTTTCCATGCGGACCAACCAGAGGGCGCTTTCCAAATATATACGGGAGCTTTTCGAGGCGGACATGGCCGAGGAGGAGCAGTCCCTTCAGGAGGCGGCCCTTCTGGACGTCAGCCAGGGCGCGGGGGTTTTCCGCGAGAGCGTGGGGAGCGCGCCCACCGCCTATGACAGGACCGAGGTGTTCGACTCCGTCCCGGAGCCCAGGTTCTTCCCCCCAACGTGCGTACCCGGCCCGGACGCGGCCCTAAGCCCGGAGGTGATGGACGCCCTCGCCTCCCTGGAGCCCCAGGACGCGCCAAGGGCGCACTTCATCCTCCCGGACAGGACCCATTACCTGCTGGTTCCTGGGACCTGCCTGCTTTTCGGCAGGAAGCGCGACATCAACCACATTCCAGCCTTTCTCTTCCCGGAGGCGGGCAACGAGGAAAAGAACGTCAAGGCCAGCCGCAACCATTTCAGCCTTACAGTGAAAAAGCGCGACGCCTTCATAAGGGACACCTCCGCCAACGGCACCTTCCTGTCCGGCAGACGCCTTCCTCGCGGCCAGGACATCAGGCTTGAAGCCGTAAACCCCATAAACGTGGGGGGCATCCTCGATTTCACGGCGAGCCTCTACACGGACGGCAAGCGGATAGTCTGCGTGGGGGTCACCCGCGAAAACAACCGCCAAAACGAGCGATACGTGCTCATTCCATGTTTCGTTCCCATTGGCAGCACGGAAAACGTCCCCATCCGCATCCAGGGCGCTCCCCGGTTTCTGGCCCTCATCTACTTCAACCCCCTTGAATCCCTCTGGCGGCTTCGAACCATCTCCGGATTTTCCGGCCCGCCCAGGGACGTGGCCCTCAAAAGCTCCCAGGTGATCGCCTTCGGGCCGGTGTCCTGCCGCTTCGAGGCTATGTAG
- a CDS encoding protein kinase, whose translation MSAKDTLDDQLTMVEGGKARSGSVNTDDALTAYNDGSVKTVMLEDPATRFKIVGELGHGGMGVVYKARDSKLGRIVALKSLRPENLENQKVIERFWREAKVIASLNHFNIIQIYNVLEVEQGLWIEMEYVTGGSLKDRIEKNGPLSEDETVEMGAQLADALHQAHEKGICHRDVKPGNILLTDRGTPKLGDFGLAQDREGDSDMTLPGTLMGTMFFAAPEQLTSGRNAGPRSDVYGLGATLYAAVTGEAPRTIRLEKVPERIRPVIGKCLEEHPDKRYPTAADLAAALMGCRSKTGLRGQANCPRCGYVNSEGVRFCSKCGQGLSALLEKCGKCGAEVGPDTIFCGRCGGNVPLMRLVRKAQEAITGSDYKRAEIIWMEVLELDPENEQARLGLARVARNREEISGHLKRADTALETDNKEAAWAAFRDVLTLDPRCPGIRERMEALAPELVAVRLRRARTALSLKKYEKAHELVSGALEMEPQNPDAGILLAEIERFHRPSAASRMKDAGAVVSMDLTSSPANKKVYMVVAFGVLALFLGSLVIFGGSSGNEFDVLAEQTAVSARTAAKAVKKSESGPFVAITDLLSAGLKTPAEVDVRIVNAKKADLIIEASHRKGKLVYRIEPTGLITSKKK comes from the coding sequence ATGTCTGCAAAAGATACGCTCGATGATCAGCTTACGATGGTGGAGGGCGGGAAAGCCCGGTCCGGAAGCGTCAACACCGACGACGCCCTCACTGCCTACAACGACGGCTCGGTAAAAACCGTCATGCTGGAGGACCCGGCCACCCGGTTCAAGATCGTGGGCGAGCTGGGCCACGGCGGCATGGGCGTTGTGTACAAGGCCCGCGACAGCAAGCTGGGCCGCATAGTGGCCCTAAAAAGCCTGCGGCCCGAAAACCTTGAAAACCAGAAGGTCATAGAGCGGTTCTGGCGCGAGGCCAAGGTCATCGCAAGCCTCAACCACTTCAACATCATCCAGATTTACAACGTGTTGGAAGTGGAACAGGGCCTGTGGATCGAGATGGAGTACGTCACAGGCGGAAGCCTCAAGGACAGGATCGAAAAAAACGGCCCGCTTTCCGAGGACGAGACCGTGGAGATGGGGGCCCAGCTTGCCGACGCCCTTCACCAGGCCCACGAAAAGGGCATCTGCCACAGGGACGTGAAACCCGGAAACATCCTTCTCACGGACCGGGGCACACCCAAGCTGGGTGATTTCGGCCTTGCCCAGGACCGGGAGGGGGACAGCGACATGACCCTTCCCGGCACGCTCATGGGCACCATGTTTTTCGCGGCTCCGGAGCAGCTTACAAGCGGCAGGAACGCCGGCCCCAGAAGCGACGTGTACGGCTTGGGGGCCACCCTTTACGCAGCCGTCACCGGCGAGGCCCCGCGCACCATCCGGCTTGAGAAGGTCCCCGAACGCATCCGGCCCGTAATAGGAAAGTGCCTGGAGGAGCACCCGGACAAGCGCTACCCCACGGCGGCTGATCTGGCCGCCGCCCTCATGGGGTGCAGGTCCAAAACCGGGCTACGGGGCCAGGCCAACTGCCCGCGTTGCGGCTACGTGAACTCCGAGGGTGTGAGGTTTTGCTCCAAGTGCGGCCAGGGCCTTTCGGCGCTTCTTGAAAAATGCGGGAAGTGCGGGGCCGAGGTGGGGCCGGACACCATTTTCTGCGGGCGCTGCGGGGGAAACGTGCCCCTCATGCGTCTTGTCAGAAAGGCCCAGGAGGCCATCACCGGAAGCGATTACAAGAGGGCCGAGATAATCTGGATGGAGGTCCTGGAGCTTGACCCGGAAAACGAGCAGGCCCGGCTTGGCCTTGCCAGGGTGGCCCGGAACCGGGAGGAGATTTCAGGGCACCTCAAAAGGGCCGATACGGCGCTTGAAACCGACAATAAGGAAGCCGCCTGGGCCGCTTTCCGGGACGTCCTCACCCTGGACCCCCGATGTCCGGGAATCCGCGAGCGCATGGAAGCCCTGGCCCCGGAGCTCGTGGCCGTGCGCTTAAGAAGGGCCAGGACGGCGCTCTCGCTCAAAAAATACGAAAAGGCCCACGAGCTGGTTTCCGGCGCGCTTGAAATGGAGCCCCAAAACCCCGACGCCGGCATACTTCTGGCCGAGATCGAGAGGTTCCACAGGCCGTCGGCGGCATCCCGCATGAAGGACGCCGGAGCCGTGGTGTCCATGGACCTCACCAGCAGCCCGGCCAACAAGAAGGTTTACATGGTTGTGGCCTTCGGGGTCCTGGCCCTTTTCCTGGGAAGCCTTGTCATTTTCGGCGGCTCGTCAGGAAACGAGTTCGACGTTCTGGCCGAGCAGACGGCGGTGAGCGCCAGAACTGCAGCAAAGGCCGTCAAGAAAAGCGAATCCGGCCCCTTCGTCGCAATCACGGACCTTCTGTCCGCCGGCCTCAAGACCCCCGCCGAGGTGGACGTGCGCATAGTGAACGCGAAAAAGGCCGACCTCATCATCGAGGCGTCGCACCGGAAAGGAAAGCTGGTGTACAGGATAGAGCCGACGGGGCTTATCACCTCCAAGAAAAAATGA
- a CDS encoding acyl-CoA dehydrogenase, with protein sequence MAQQLNDRRDVQFVLHEQLKVADLCKSAVYDGLNAKTFDLLMNEARNLAVKELVPANKEAEEIGATFDNGKVKVPPSFHKAYKAFCEGEWLTVADDQEVGGQGMPFTLGSAALELFAGANLAFSIYAMLGHGAGKLYEVYGTEEQRKLYLPKVYSGKWGGTMCLTEPSAGSDVGALTTVAKPNPDGTWSISGTKIFISAGEQDMVENIIHPVLARIEGDPAGTAGISIFIVPKIWVNPDGSLAEDNDVVCDRIEEKMGIHGSATCVLTFGGKGKCRGVLLGERCKGMKIMFHMMNEERLNVGVQGLGVASAAYLHALNYSRERLQGKNILAKDPAQVAIVEHPDVRRMLLSMKAYVDGLRSLNYYVAWCMDKARIATEPEDKARWQAQIDLLTPICKGYTTEMGVRVCNDAIQTFGGYGYTKEYPVEQLARDIKITTIYEGTTGIQAMDLLARKIPMQGGKVFIEFLNQIGATIAEAKKIEGLAAMAARVEATSDKLAKTAQELAGAVRSPKALAAFAHACPFLEAMGDLFLGWMHLWRAVVAAPALAKLAAGKEVAAVVAGNKEAAYYDGLVKTAAFFINTVLPVTGGKMDSIMVMEDAAVSIADVSLG encoded by the coding sequence ATGGCCCAGCAGTTGAACGACAGAAGAGACGTACAGTTCGTGCTCCACGAGCAGTTGAAGGTGGCGGATCTTTGCAAGAGCGCGGTTTACGACGGCTTAAACGCCAAGACCTTCGACCTTCTCATGAACGAGGCCAGAAACCTCGCGGTGAAGGAACTGGTTCCGGCCAACAAGGAAGCCGAGGAAATCGGCGCCACCTTCGACAACGGCAAGGTAAAGGTCCCGCCCTCCTTTCACAAGGCTTACAAGGCCTTCTGCGAGGGCGAATGGCTCACCGTGGCGGACGACCAGGAAGTCGGCGGCCAGGGAATGCCCTTCACCCTGGGAAGTGCCGCCCTGGAGCTTTTCGCGGGCGCGAACCTCGCCTTTTCAATCTACGCCATGCTGGGCCACGGCGCGGGCAAGCTCTACGAGGTTTACGGCACGGAAGAGCAGCGCAAGCTCTACCTCCCCAAGGTCTACTCCGGCAAGTGGGGCGGCACCATGTGCCTCACCGAGCCCTCGGCAGGAAGCGACGTGGGCGCGCTCACCACCGTGGCCAAGCCAAACCCGGACGGCACCTGGTCCATTTCCGGCACCAAGATTTTCATAAGCGCCGGCGAGCAGGACATGGTTGAAAACATCATCCACCCGGTCCTGGCCCGCATAGAGGGCGACCCGGCGGGAACCGCAGGCATCTCCATTTTCATCGTGCCCAAAATCTGGGTCAACCCGGACGGCTCCCTGGCCGAAGACAACGACGTGGTGTGCGACCGAATCGAGGAAAAAATGGGCATCCACGGCTCCGCCACCTGCGTTCTCACCTTCGGCGGCAAGGGCAAATGCCGTGGCGTGCTTCTGGGCGAGCGCTGCAAGGGCATGAAAATCATGTTTCACATGATGAACGAGGAGCGCCTGAACGTGGGCGTCCAGGGCCTGGGCGTCGCCTCCGCCGCTTATCTCCACGCCTTGAACTATTCACGGGAGCGCCTCCAGGGCAAGAACATCCTGGCCAAGGACCCGGCTCAGGTGGCCATCGTGGAGCACCCGGACGTCAGGCGGATGCTTTTATCCATGAAAGCCTACGTGGACGGCTTAAGAAGCCTCAACTACTACGTGGCCTGGTGCATGGACAAGGCCCGCATCGCAACCGAGCCTGAAGACAAGGCCCGCTGGCAGGCCCAGATTGACCTTCTCACCCCCATCTGCAAGGGCTACACCACGGAAATGGGCGTGCGCGTGTGCAACGACGCCATCCAGACCTTCGGCGGCTACGGCTACACCAAGGAATACCCGGTGGAGCAGCTTGCCCGCGACATCAAGATCACCACCATCTACGAGGGCACCACCGGCATCCAGGCCATGGATCTTCTGGCCCGCAAGATTCCCATGCAGGGCGGCAAGGTTTTCATAGAGTTCTTGAACCAGATAGGCGCGACAATCGCAGAAGCCAAGAAGATCGAAGGCCTTGCGGCAATGGCCGCACGGGTTGAGGCAACGAGCGACAAGCTGGCAAAGACCGCCCAGGAGCTTGCCGGGGCGGTGCGCTCCCCCAAGGCCCTGGCCGCCTTCGCCCACGCCTGCCCCTTCCTGGAAGCCATGGGCGATCTTTTCCTTGGATGGATGCACCTGTGGCGGGCGGTGGTCGCGGCCCCGGCCCTGGCCAAACTTGCGGCAGGCAAAGAAGTTGCCGCCGTGGTTGCGGGGAACAAGGAAGCCGCCTATTACGACGGCCTCGTGAAGACGGCGGCCTTTTTCATCAACACGGTCCTTCCGGTCACCGGCGGCAAGATGGATTCCATCATGGTCATGGAAGACGCGGCGGTGAGCATAGCCGACGTTTCCCTGGGATAG